The following proteins come from a genomic window of Companilactobacillus pabuli:
- a CDS encoding alpha/beta hydrolase — protein sequence MQKQELSYKDTKFTVDTYWIDPLVDYEEQVDRPVVIICPGGGFKFHSDREAQPIALKFNSIGIHAVVLRYQLVDDDHSVYPLSLQEMATTLNWLKTQVEHHIDLKKVILIGFSAGSQIVADFNSIMLDPEQREKIFTDELEVEPAVNVMGYPVVDMTLGWPKEDSWAMKISPDIYYWQAQEHLTKNGKPTFIWQTVTDEVVPVMNSIIYAQKMDMLKIPYELHLFGSGSHGLSLATYVTQNPGVAKNLNDYDAKWWELCVNWLKLQKILPKH from the coding sequence TTGCAAAAACAAGAATTATCTTATAAAGACACCAAATTTACTGTTGATACTTACTGGATTGATCCATTAGTAGATTATGAAGAACAAGTTGATCGACCAGTGGTTATTATTTGTCCTGGTGGAGGTTTCAAGTTCCATTCAGATCGTGAAGCCCAACCGATTGCTCTGAAGTTCAATTCAATTGGTATCCACGCTGTAGTACTACGTTATCAATTAGTAGACGATGATCACAGCGTTTATCCTTTATCATTGCAAGAAATGGCAACAACTTTGAATTGGTTGAAGACACAAGTTGAACATCATATTGATTTGAAGAAAGTTATTTTGATTGGCTTTTCAGCGGGTAGTCAAATTGTGGCTGATTTTAATTCCATCATGTTGGATCCAGAACAAAGGGAGAAGATCTTTACTGACGAATTAGAAGTAGAGCCTGCAGTCAATGTTATGGGTTATCCAGTTGTCGATATGACACTAGGTTGGCCTAAAGAAGATAGCTGGGCTATGAAGATTTCTCCAGATATTTATTATTGGCAAGCTCAAGAACACTTAACGAAGAATGGTAAACCAACTTTTATTTGGCAAACTGTTACTGATGAAGTAGTTCCGGTAATGAATTCAATTATTTATGCACAAAAAATGGATATGTTAAAGATTCCATATGAGTTGCATTTGTTTGGCTCAGGTAGTCATGGGTTGTCACTGGCAACTTACGTAACACAAAATCCTGGAGTAGCAAAGAATCTTAATGATTATGATGCTAAATGGTGGGAGCTTTGTGTCAACTGGCTTAAACTACAAAAGATTTTGCCTAAACATTAA
- the rpoC gene encoding DNA-directed RNA polymerase subunit beta' encodes MIDVNKFESMQIGLASPDKIRSWSYGEVKKPETINYRTLKPEKDGLFDERIFGPTKDWECACGKYKRIRYKGIVCDRCGVEVTRSKVRRERMAHIELAAPVSHIWYFKGIPSRMGLVLDMSPRNLEEVIYFASYVVIDPGETDLEKKQLLTETEYRKKREEFGDKFVAKMGAEGIRDLLSQVDMDAEVKELRDTLKSAQGQKRTRAIRRLDILSAFQKSGNKPEWMVMEAIPVIPPDLRPMVQLEGGRFATSDLNDLYRRVINRNNRLKRLLDLHAPSIIVQNEKRMLQEAVDALIDNGRRGRPVTGPGNRPLKSLSHMLKGKQGRFRQNLLGKRVDYSGRSVIDVGPTLKFYQCGLPREMALELFKPFVMHELVKREIASNVKNARRKIDRQDDDIWDVLEDVIKERPVLLNRAPTLHRLGIQAFEPVLVDGKSMRLHPLACEAYNADFDGDQMAIHVPLSDEAQAEARMLMLAAHHILAPKDGKPIVTPSQDVVLGNYYLTIETRHMTGEGKIFKDANEVQTALLNGDVHYHTRIGIAVDSMPNKPFKDEQRDKVMITSVGKVIFNEILPEDFPYLNEPTDDNLMHGVPDKYFLGKGEDIHQRLDEMDLVDPLKSGYLSDIIAQVFKIYRVQRTSSLLDDMKELGYTICTLSGLTVGVTDVPNLTQKPEIIEKAHKQVASISKQFRRGLITDSERHDRVISVWNDTKDEIQQLLIDSFDPTNPISMMSDSGARGNISNFTQLAGMRGLMAAPNGGMMEIPVISNFREGLTVMEMFMSTHGARKGMTDTALKTANSGYLTRRLVDVAQDVIVREEDCGTDRGLVVSAITEGTDMIEPLYDRLVGRYTQKTVKDPKTGEVIVPRGVLMDEDIAQKVVDAGVTHVTIRSAFTCDTKHGVCKKCYGRNLATGEEVEIGEAVGTVAAQSIGEPGTQLTMRNFHTGGVAGGDDITQGLPRVQEIVEARNPKGLAVISEVDGTVTAIDENPAEHTKEITVEGDIDKRSYSVPYTSSVAVAEGDHVKRGGKLTQGSIDPKELIKVTNVLHTENYLLAEIQKVYRMQGVDISDKHFEVMIRQMLRKIRILDPGDTDVLPGQLMDISQFTDHNRETLFNGGVPATGRPVLLGITKASLETNSFLSAASFQETTRVLTDASIRGKNDPLLGLKENVIIGKLIPAGTGMAKYNHMEPKKVGPMADNSLNGAYTISDIEAQMKAEDAAKEEKH; translated from the coding sequence GTAAGTACAAGCGTATCCGTTATAAGGGTATTGTTTGTGACCGCTGTGGTGTTGAAGTTACTCGTTCAAAAGTTCGTCGTGAACGTATGGCTCATATCGAACTAGCAGCCCCAGTATCACACATCTGGTACTTTAAGGGTATCCCATCACGTATGGGACTTGTTTTGGACATGAGTCCAAGAAACTTGGAAGAAGTTATCTACTTTGCATCATACGTAGTTATCGATCCAGGTGAAACAGATCTAGAAAAGAAACAACTATTAACTGAAACAGAATATCGTAAGAAACGTGAAGAATTTGGCGACAAGTTCGTTGCTAAGATGGGTGCTGAAGGTATCCGTGATTTACTTAGCCAAGTTGATATGGATGCTGAAGTTAAAGAATTGCGTGATACATTGAAGTCCGCTCAAGGACAAAAACGTACACGTGCTATCAGACGTTTGGATATCTTAAGTGCTTTCCAAAAATCAGGTAACAAACCTGAATGGATGGTAATGGAAGCAATTCCCGTTATCCCACCTGATTTACGTCCAATGGTTCAACTTGAAGGTGGCCGTTTTGCCACTTCCGATTTGAACGATTTGTACCGTCGTGTTATTAACCGTAACAACCGTTTGAAGAGATTGTTAGACTTGCACGCTCCAAGTATCATTGTTCAAAATGAAAAGAGAATGTTGCAAGAAGCTGTCGATGCTTTGATTGATAATGGTCGTCGTGGCCGTCCTGTTACAGGTCCTGGTAACCGTCCATTGAAGTCACTTTCACACATGCTTAAAGGTAAGCAAGGACGTTTCCGTCAAAACTTACTTGGTAAACGTGTTGACTACTCAGGACGTTCAGTTATCGATGTTGGTCCTACACTTAAGTTCTATCAATGTGGACTTCCACGTGAAATGGCTTTGGAATTGTTCAAACCATTCGTTATGCATGAACTTGTAAAGAGAGAAATTGCTTCTAACGTTAAAAATGCTAGAAGAAAGATCGACAGACAAGATGATGACATTTGGGATGTACTAGAAGACGTTATCAAAGAACGTCCAGTACTTCTTAACCGTGCCCCTACACTTCACAGACTTGGTATTCAAGCCTTTGAACCTGTATTGGTTGATGGTAAATCAATGCGTTTGCACCCACTAGCTTGTGAAGCTTACAATGCCGATTTTGATGGGGATCAGATGGCTATCCACGTTCCTCTATCAGACGAAGCTCAAGCTGAAGCTCGTATGTTGATGCTAGCTGCTCACCATATTCTTGCTCCTAAAGATGGTAAGCCTATCGTTACTCCTTCACAGGATGTTGTTTTAGGTAACTACTATCTAACAATTGAAACAAGACATATGACTGGTGAAGGTAAGATCTTCAAGGATGCCAACGAAGTACAAACAGCACTTCTAAATGGTGATGTTCACTATCACACAAGAATTGGTATCGCTGTAGACTCAATGCCTAACAAACCATTCAAGGATGAACAAAGAGATAAGGTTATGATTACTTCAGTTGGTAAGGTAATCTTTAACGAAATTCTTCCTGAAGATTTCCCATATTTGAATGAACCAACTGATGACAACTTGATGCACGGTGTTCCTGATAAATACTTCCTTGGTAAAGGTGAAGATATTCATCAACGTCTTGACGAAATGGATCTAGTAGACCCATTGAAGAGTGGTTATCTATCAGATATCATCGCTCAAGTCTTCAAGATTTACCGTGTTCAAAGAACTTCATCACTACTTGATGATATGAAGGAATTAGGTTACACAATCTGTACACTTTCTGGTTTGACAGTTGGTGTTACTGATGTTCCTAACTTAACTCAAAAACCTGAAATCATCGAAAAAGCCCACAAACAAGTTGCTTCAATTTCTAAGCAATTCCGTCGTGGTCTTATCACTGACTCAGAACGTCACGACCGTGTTATCAGTGTTTGGAACGATACAAAGGATGAAATTCAACAATTGTTGATCGACTCATTTGATCCTACAAACCCTATTTCAATGATGTCTGACTCTGGTGCTCGTGGTAACATTTCAAACTTTACTCAGCTAGCTGGTATGCGTGGACTTATGGCTGCCCCTAATGGTGGTATGATGGAAATCCCTGTTATTTCCAACTTCCGTGAAGGACTAACAGTTATGGAAATGTTCATGTCAACCCACGGTGCTCGTAAAGGTATGACCGATACAGCTTTGAAGACAGCCAACTCAGGTTACTTAACACGTCGTCTAGTTGATGTTGCTCAAGATGTTATCGTTCGTGAAGAAGATTGTGGTACTGATCGTGGTCTTGTTGTAAGTGCAATCACTGAAGGTACTGATATGATCGAACCATTGTATGACAGACTAGTTGGTCGTTATACACAAAAGACTGTCAAGGATCCTAAGACTGGTGAAGTTATCGTTCCTCGTGGTGTCTTGATGGACGAAGATATCGCTCAAAAGGTTGTTGACGCAGGTGTTACACACGTTACAATCCGTTCAGCATTCACATGTGATACAAAACATGGTGTATGTAAGAAATGTTACGGTAGAAACCTTGCTACTGGTGAAGAAGTTGAAATTGGTGAAGCTGTTGGTACTGTTGCCGCTCAATCAATCGGTGAACCTGGTACACAATTGACTATGAGAAACTTCCATACCGGTGGTGTTGCTGGTGGCGATGATATTACTCAAGGACTTCCTCGTGTTCAAGAAATCGTTGAAGCTAGAAATCCTAAAGGTCTTGCTGTTATTTCTGAAGTTGATGGTACTGTTACTGCAATCGACGAAAACCCAGCTGAACATACTAAGGAAATCACTGTTGAAGGTGATATCGATAAGAGATCTTATAGTGTACCTTACACATCAAGTGTTGCGGTTGCCGAAGGTGATCACGTTAAACGTGGTGGTAAGTTAACACAAGGTTCAATCGATCCTAAGGAATTGATCAAAGTTACAAACGTCCTACATACAGAAAACTATTTGCTTGCTGAAATTCAAAAAGTTTACCGTATGCAAGGTGTTGATATTTCTGATAAGCACTTTGAGGTTATGATTAGACAAATGCTTAGAAAGATTCGTATTCTTGATCCTGGTGACACAGATGTATTGCCTGGTCAATTAATGGATATTTCACAATTTACTGATCATAACCGTGAGACATTGTTCAATGGCGGTGTTCCTGCTACTGGACGTCCTGTTCTTCTTGGTATTACGAAGGCATCTCTTGAAACTAACAGTTTCTTGTCAGCTGCTTCCTTCCAGGAAACAACAAGAGTTCTTACAGATGCTTCAATCAGAGGTAAGAATGATCCACTTCTTGGCCTTAAGGAAAATGTTATTATTGGTAAACTTATTCCTGCCGGTACTGGTATGGCTAAGTACAACCATATGGAACCTAAGAAAGTCGGCCCTATGGCAGATAATTCTTTAAATGGTGCCTACACAATTTCTGACATCGAAGCTCAAATGAAAGCTGAAGATGCTGCTAAAGAAGAAAAGCATTAG
- the fusA gene encoding elongation factor G, producing the protein MANKREFPLEDTRNIGIMAHIDAGKTTTTERILYYTGKIHKIGETHDGASQMDWMAQEQERGITITSAATTAEWKNNRINIIDTPGHVDFTIEVERSLRVLDGAITVLDAQSGVEPQTENVWRQASTYGVPRIVFVNKMDKIGANFDYSVETLHERLDANAHAIQMPIGAEDKFEGVIDLIEMKADLYDEDELGTKWDTVDVPEEYRAEAEKKRSELIESVADVDDDIMDKYLEGEEISNDEIRAAIRKATINLKFFPVLAGSAFKNKGVQMLMDAVVDYLPSPLDVRPYKATDPKDNSEVELMADDAKPFAGLAFKIATDPFVGRLTYIRVYRGSLESGSYVLNATKNKRERVGRLLQMHSNHRKEIPEVFSGDIAAVIGLKNTTTGDSLTDTDHPLILESLDIPDPVIQVSIEPNSKEDRDKMDVAIQKLSEEDPTFQAETNPETGETLIAGMGELHLDIMVDRMKREFNVACKVGEPQVAYRETFTQQTSAQGKFVRQSGGKGQYGDVWIEFTPNEEGKGFEFEDAIVGGVVPREYIPSVEQGLKESMENGVLAGYPLIDVKAKLYDGSYHEVDSSEAAFKIAASMALRNAAKSAGAVILEPIMKVEIVTPEDYLGDVMGQVTARRGRVEGMEARGNAQLINAFVPLAEMFGYATTLRSATQGRGTFTMTMDHYEKVPKSIQAEIIKKNGGNPED; encoded by the coding sequence ATGGCTAATAAACGTGAATTTCCACTAGAAGATACCCGTAATATTGGTATCATGGCCCACATCGATGCCGGTAAAACTACAACTACAGAACGTATCTTGTACTATACTGGTAAGATCCACAAAATTGGTGAAACACATGATGGTGCTTCACAAATGGACTGGATGGCTCAAGAACAAGAACGTGGTATTACTATCACATCAGCTGCTACAACTGCTGAATGGAAGAACAACCGTATCAATATCATTGATACTCCCGGACACGTTGACTTCACAATCGAAGTTGAACGTTCACTCCGTGTTCTAGATGGTGCTATTACAGTTCTTGATGCTCAATCAGGTGTTGAACCACAAACAGAAAATGTTTGGCGTCAAGCCTCAACATATGGTGTTCCTAGAATCGTCTTTGTTAACAAGATGGATAAAATCGGTGCTAACTTTGACTACTCTGTAGAAACATTGCATGAAAGACTAGATGCTAACGCACATGCTATTCAAATGCCTATCGGTGCCGAAGACAAATTCGAAGGTGTTATCGACTTGATCGAAATGAAAGCCGATCTATACGACGAAGATGAATTAGGTACAAAATGGGATACAGTTGATGTTCCTGAAGAATATCGTGCTGAAGCTGAAAAGAAACGTTCAGAATTAATCGAATCTGTTGCTGATGTTGATGATGATATCATGGACAAGTACCTTGAAGGTGAAGAAATCAGTAACGATGAAATCCGTGCTGCTATTCGTAAAGCAACAATCAACTTGAAATTCTTCCCAGTTCTTGCAGGTTCTGCCTTCAAGAATAAGGGTGTTCAAATGTTGATGGATGCCGTTGTTGACTACTTACCATCACCACTTGATGTACGTCCTTATAAAGCTACAGATCCTAAGGATAATTCAGAAGTTGAACTTATGGCTGACGATGCAAAGCCATTTGCTGGTTTAGCATTTAAGATTGCTACTGACCCATTCGTTGGACGTCTAACATACATTCGTGTATACAGAGGTTCACTAGAATCAGGTTCATACGTTCTTAACGCAACTAAGAACAAACGTGAACGTGTTGGTCGTTTGCTACAAATGCACTCTAACCACCGTAAGGAAATCCCTGAAGTATTCTCTGGTGATATCGCTGCTGTTATTGGTTTGAAGAACACTACAACAGGTGATTCTCTAACAGATACTGACCACCCATTGATCCTTGAATCATTGGATATTCCAGATCCAGTTATCCAAGTTTCTATCGAACCTAACTCAAAGGAAGATAGAGATAAGATGGATGTTGCTATCCAAAAACTATCTGAAGAAGATCCTACTTTCCAAGCTGAAACAAATCCTGAAACTGGTGAAACATTGATCGCCGGAATGGGTGAATTGCACTTGGATATCATGGTTGACCGTATGAAACGTGAATTTAACGTTGCATGTAAGGTTGGTGAACCTCAAGTTGCTTACCGTGAAACATTTACACAACAAACAAGTGCTCAAGGTAAGTTCGTTCGTCAATCTGGTGGTAAAGGTCAATATGGTGATGTTTGGATTGAATTTACACCTAATGAAGAAGGTAAAGGCTTCGAATTCGAAGATGCTATCGTCGGTGGTGTTGTTCCTCGTGAATACATCCCTTCAGTAGAACAAGGATTGAAAGAATCAATGGAAAACGGTGTTCTTGCTGGATACCCATTGATCGATGTTAAGGCTAAGTTGTATGATGGTTCATACCACGAAGTCGATTCATCTGAAGCTGCCTTCAAGATTGCTGCTTCAATGGCTCTACGTAACGCTGCTAAGTCAGCTGGTGCTGTAATTCTTGAACCTATTATGAAGGTTGAAATTGTTACACCAGAAGATTACTTAGGTGATGTTATGGGACAAGTTACTGCTCGTCGTGGACGTGTTGAAGGTATGGAAGCACGTGGTAATGCACAACTTATCAATGCTTTCGTTCCACTTGCAGAAATGTTTGGTTACGCTACAACACTTCGTTCAGCAACACAAGGTCGTGGTACATTTACAATGACAATGGACCACTACGAAAAGGTTCCTAAGTCAATTCAAGCTGAAATCATTAAGAAAAATGGTGGAAACCCTGAAGACTAA
- the rpsJ gene encoding 30S ribosomal protein S10, whose protein sequence is MASQKIRIRLKAYEHRILDQSADKIVETAKRTGAQISGPIPLPTERSLYTVLASPHKHKDSREQFEMRTHKRLIDVVNPTKKTVDSLMKLDLPSGVDIEIKL, encoded by the coding sequence ATGGCAAGTCAAAAAATTCGCATTCGTTTGAAGGCTTATGAACATCGTATTTTAGATCAATCAGCTGACAAAATTGTGGAAACAGCAAAGAGAACTGGAGCACAAATTTCAGGTCCAATTCCATTGCCTACAGAACGTTCACTATATACAGTGCTAGCATCACCACATAAGCACAAGGATTCTAGAGAACAATTCGAAATGCGTACACATAAGAGACTTATCGACGTTGTTAACCCAACAAAGAAGACGGTTGATTCACTAATGAAGTTGGATCTACCATCTGGTGTTGACATTGAAATCAAATTATAA
- a CDS encoding CPBP family intramembrane glutamic endopeptidase, producing MNNNLEFSYNNRFSRNNKDKSYFILFKVQVILNALIFFWYSALTKNLYLFVPIFLNLLALYLKPSPQKIIDRMNYIFQLFFQAVTIAESYHYLINVSMRLYNWNLPSSLALMLVSMLVIYIPYVRVFFGTIESKSLQLLISIYCFAVLSMSTLSLITYGTILYFNPFVSLITNSSFLGGITFMILIIVLMTRWGYGFPKMRLSNDVNWIVLSLVLIFSLWFVLWNAFGSGNILTSFFRFNFSGINLKPQYILSGLEAGIAEELLFRYAFLTILLVAFKNNSYHVFWAAIISSLCFGLLHLGNLSAGQNLASTIEQVVFAFGMGLLMCGIYLYTDLFYLPVIIHFLLDTLVFSVSGELMSEKVTTADNILTIIETLVFIVIALLLLKSVYNRRNKSFNRYFS from the coding sequence TTGAATAATAATCTCGAATTTAGTTATAATAACAGGTTTTCACGAAATAATAAAGACAAAAGTTATTTTATTTTGTTTAAAGTCCAAGTTATCCTTAATGCACTAATCTTTTTTTGGTACAGTGCTTTGACGAAGAACCTTTATTTATTCGTTCCTATATTTTTAAATCTCTTAGCTTTGTATTTAAAACCAAGTCCTCAAAAAATAATCGATCGAATGAATTATATCTTTCAACTATTCTTTCAAGCGGTAACGATTGCGGAATCTTATCACTATTTAATTAACGTCTCCATGCGACTATACAATTGGAACTTACCTTCTTCACTAGCTTTAATGCTCGTTTCGATGTTAGTGATTTATATTCCTTATGTCAGAGTGTTTTTTGGAACAATTGAGAGTAAATCATTGCAACTATTGATCAGTATTTATTGTTTTGCAGTGCTTTCCATGAGTACTTTGAGTCTGATTACCTATGGAACAATTCTTTACTTCAATCCATTTGTTTCTTTAATCACTAATTCAAGTTTTCTCGGTGGAATTACCTTTATGATCTTAATCATAGTTTTAATGACACGCTGGGGTTATGGTTTTCCTAAGATGCGTCTGTCAAATGACGTTAATTGGATTGTTCTTAGTTTGGTTTTAATTTTTAGCCTTTGGTTTGTACTTTGGAACGCATTTGGTAGTGGTAATATCTTAACTTCATTTTTTCGCTTTAATTTCTCAGGCATCAATTTGAAACCACAATACATTCTGAGTGGACTTGAAGCTGGTATCGCTGAGGAGTTACTTTTCCGATATGCATTCTTAACTATCTTATTAGTAGCTTTCAAAAACAATTCTTATCATGTCTTTTGGGCAGCTATTATCAGTAGTTTATGTTTTGGATTATTACATTTAGGTAATCTCTCCGCGGGACAAAACCTAGCAAGTACTATTGAGCAAGTAGTTTTCGCTTTTGGCATGGGTTTGTTGATGTGCGGAATTTACTTGTATACTGATCTGTTCTACTTACCGGTCATCATTCACTTCTTATTAGATACACTAGTATTTAGTGTTTCTGGAGAACTGATGTCTGAAAAAGTCACCACAGCCGACAATATATTAACGATTATTGAAACTTTAGTCTTCATTGTCATTGCCTTGTTGTTATTAAAATCAGTTTATAATAGAAGAAACAAGTCGTTTAATAGATACTTCTCTTAA
- the rpsL gene encoding 30S ribosomal protein S12: MPTINQLVRKGRKSQTSKSDAPALNYGYNSMKKVATKNPAPQKRGVATRVGTMTPKKPNSALRKYARVRLSNLIEVTAYIPGIGHNLQEHSVVLVRGGRVKDLPGVRYHVVRGALDTAGVDGRMQSRSKYGAKKPKK; encoded by the coding sequence ATGCCTACAATTAATCAATTAGTTCGCAAAGGCCGTAAGTCACAAACTTCAAAGTCTGATGCACCTGCATTGAACTACGGCTACAATAGTATGAAGAAAGTTGCCACAAAGAACCCAGCTCCACAAAAACGTGGTGTTGCAACTCGTGTCGGAACAATGACACCTAAGAAACCTAACTCTGCCCTACGTAAGTATGCCCGTGTTAGATTATCAAACCTTATTGAAGTAACAGCATATATCCCAGGAATTGGCCACAACCTACAAGAACACAGTGTTGTTTTAGTACGTGGTGGACGTGTAAAGGATCTACCTGGTGTTCGTTATCACGTTGTTCGTGGTGCCTTAGATACTGCCGGTGTTGATGGACGTATGCAAAGTCGTTCAAAATATGGTGCTAAGAAGCCTAAGAAATAA
- a CDS encoding prepilin peptidase encodes MVKLIYFLYLLFFILGACIISFLKVIAHDYPQISLSRRSHCDYCGRILRWFEIIPIIGYFIVHGKCISCKNQLDFSNPFLEFTGGLLLCFFLYIGDFSYLSFFVMLIISGFSDSFFGYVYPIFYLLAIPSLLLRFNHVHWLVALTIYLTLILLHKKYPLGLGDIEVLTIIGLLFGLNSFLYILLLACFFCLIQYFWYKKRAFRFIPYLTWSTGIIYLLSYLMFRQNLL; translated from the coding sequence GTGGTTAAATTGATATACTTTTTATACTTATTATTTTTCATACTAGGAGCTTGCATTATCTCCTTTCTAAAAGTTATTGCACATGATTACCCACAGATCAGTCTTTCTCGACGTTCTCATTGCGACTACTGCGGTAGGATTCTACGATGGTTCGAAATTATACCTATAATAGGTTATTTCATTGTTCATGGTAAATGCATTTCTTGCAAAAATCAACTTGATTTTAGTAATCCATTCCTTGAATTTACTGGTGGTTTACTACTGTGTTTCTTCTTATATATCGGTGACTTTTCGTATTTGTCATTTTTCGTAATGCTGATTATTTCAGGATTCAGTGATTCATTCTTTGGTTACGTCTACCCTATTTTTTATTTATTGGCGATTCCAAGCCTTCTTCTACGTTTCAATCATGTTCACTGGTTAGTAGCCTTGACCATTTACCTGACTTTAATTCTATTGCATAAAAAATATCCCCTAGGATTAGGAGACATCGAAGTTTTAACTATTATTGGATTACTCTTTGGCTTAAATTCATTTTTATACATATTGTTATTAGCTTGTTTCTTTTGTTTGATTCAATATTTTTGGTACAAAAAAAGAGCTTTTAGATTCATTCCCTACCTGACTTGGTCAACAGGAATAATCTATCTGCTCTCTTATTTAATGTTTAGGCAAAATCTTTTGTAG
- the rpsG gene encoding 30S ribosomal protein S7, translating to MRKGRAPKRDVLPDPMYNSKLVTRLINHLMYDGKRGTASTILYRAFDIIKDKTGNEPLDVFEEAMNNVMPVLEVKARRIGGSNYQIPIEVRPDRRTTLGLRWITSYARLRGEHTMDERLANEIMDAANNTGAAVKKREDTHKMADANRAFAHYRW from the coding sequence ATGCGTAAAGGTAGAGCTCCAAAACGTGATGTTTTGCCAGACCCAATGTACAACTCAAAGCTAGTAACTCGTTTGATTAACCATTTAATGTATGATGGTAAAAGAGGTACTGCTTCAACAATTTTATATCGTGCATTCGATATTATTAAGGATAAGACAGGTAACGAACCATTGGACGTGTTTGAAGAAGCAATGAACAATGTTATGCCTGTTCTTGAAGTTAAGGCTCGCCGTATCGGTGGTTCTAACTATCAAATTCCTATCGAAGTTCGTCCAGATCGTCGTACAACTCTTGGACTTCGTTGGATTACAAGCTATGCTCGTCTACGTGGTGAACACACAATGGACGAACGTCTAGCTAACGAAATTATGGATGCAGCTAACAATACTGGTGCTGCTGTTAAGAAACGTGAAGATACACATAAGATGGCCGATGCTAACCGTGCATTCGCTCACTATCGCTGGTAG